A stretch of the Azorhizobium caulinodans ORS 571 genome encodes the following:
- a CDS encoding SDR family NAD(P)-dependent oxidoreductase, which translates to MVAVSNQPPRIMLLTGASRGIGHATVKRFSSAGWRVITCSRQPFPEQCPWAAGPEDHIQVDLGNPDDTLAAVEEIKNRLPNGELHALVNNAGISPKGEGGSRLGTLDTPHDVWMQVFQVNFFASIMLARGLVSELEKAQGSVVNVTSIAGSRVHPFAGAAYATSKAALAALTREMAADFGPRGVRVNAIAPGEIDTAILSPGTDKIVAQIPLRRLGTPDEVAKIIYVLCTETSSYLNGAEILINGGQHV; encoded by the coding sequence ATGGTCGCCGTTTCCAACCAGCCGCCGCGCATCATGCTCCTGACCGGCGCCTCGCGCGGCATCGGCCACGCCACGGTCAAGCGCTTCTCCAGCGCCGGCTGGCGCGTCATCACCTGCTCGCGCCAGCCGTTCCCGGAACAGTGCCCCTGGGCAGCCGGCCCCGAGGACCACATCCAGGTGGATCTGGGCAATCCGGACGACACGCTGGCGGCGGTGGAGGAAATCAAGAACCGCCTGCCCAATGGCGAACTGCACGCGCTCGTCAACAATGCCGGCATCTCGCCCAAGGGCGAGGGCGGCTCGCGGCTCGGCACGCTGGACACCCCCCACGACGTGTGGATGCAGGTGTTCCAGGTGAATTTCTTCGCCTCCATCATGCTGGCGCGCGGGCTGGTCTCTGAACTGGAGAAGGCGCAGGGCTCGGTTGTGAACGTCACCTCCATCGCCGGCTCGCGGGTGCATCCGTTCGCGGGTGCGGCCTATGCCACCTCGAAGGCGGCCCTTGCGGCCCTGACCCGTGAGATGGCGGCGGACTTCGGGCCGCGCGGCGTGCGGGTGAACGCCATTGCGCCGGGCGAGATCGACACGGCCATTCTTTCTCCGGGCACGGACAAGATCGTGGCGCAGATCCCCCTGCGGCGCCTCGGCACGCCGGACGAGGTGGCGAAGATCATCTACGTGCTGTGCACGGAGACCTCGTCCTATCTCAATGGCGCGGAAATCCTCATCAACGGCGGTCAGCACGTCTGA
- the ilvA gene encoding threonine ammonia-lyase, biosynthetic: MEDYIRKILAARVYDVAIESPLDPMRRLSGRLGSPVFLKREDLQPVFSFKLRGAYNKMVGLDEEARAHGVICASAGNHAQGVALAAKALGVKATIVMPRTTPDIKVQAVNANGGDAVLHGDTFDEAYAHAKTLEAQTGAVFIHPYDDPQVIAGQGTIGMELMRQHPDPLEAIFVQIGGGGLAAGVAAYVKFLRPDVKVIGVEPEDAASMTAALAADERVKLNQVGLFADGVAVRQAGEETFRLCRQLLDGMITVTTDEICAAMKDIFEDTRAIPEPSGAVSLAGLKKYVEQHGPSQRGLIAINSGANLNFDRLRHIAERAELGERREALFAVSIPEKPGSYRHFIRVLGARAITEFNYRYAPAGEAQIFVGVQLTGGEAERKAVADLLRAEGYGVIDMSDNEMAKLHVRYMVGGRTPDLPNEMVYRFQFPERPGALLKFLESMAQTWNITMFHYRNHGADYGRVLAGIDVPPQERAEFAERLTALDYPCWDETDNPAYRLFLAN; encoded by the coding sequence GTGGAAGATTACATCCGGAAGATTCTGGCCGCCCGCGTCTATGACGTCGCCATCGAAAGCCCGCTCGATCCCATGCGCCGCCTGTCCGGGCGGCTCGGCAGCCCGGTCTTCCTGAAGCGGGAAGATTTGCAGCCGGTCTTCTCGTTCAAGCTGCGCGGTGCCTACAACAAGATGGTGGGGCTGGACGAGGAGGCGCGCGCCCATGGCGTCATCTGCGCGTCCGCGGGCAATCACGCACAGGGCGTGGCGCTGGCGGCGAAGGCGCTCGGCGTCAAGGCGACCATCGTGATGCCGCGCACGACGCCCGACATCAAGGTCCAGGCGGTCAACGCCAATGGCGGCGATGCCGTGCTTCATGGCGACACGTTCGACGAGGCCTATGCCCACGCCAAGACGCTGGAGGCGCAGACCGGCGCCGTCTTCATCCATCCCTATGACGATCCGCAGGTGATCGCGGGGCAGGGCACCATCGGCATGGAACTGATGCGCCAGCATCCCGATCCGCTGGAGGCCATCTTCGTCCAGATCGGCGGCGGCGGCCTTGCGGCCGGTGTCGCGGCCTATGTGAAGTTCCTGCGGCCGGACGTGAAGGTCATCGGCGTCGAGCCGGAGGATGCCGCCAGCATGACGGCTGCACTCGCCGCGGACGAGCGGGTGAAGCTGAACCAGGTGGGCCTGTTTGCCGATGGCGTCGCGGTGCGCCAGGCGGGCGAGGAGACCTTCCGGCTCTGCCGCCAGCTTCTCGACGGCATGATCACCGTCACAACCGACGAAATCTGCGCCGCCATGAAGGACATCTTCGAGGACACGCGCGCCATTCCCGAGCCTTCCGGCGCCGTCAGCCTTGCGGGCCTGAAGAAATATGTGGAGCAGCACGGCCCATCCCAGCGCGGCCTCATCGCCATCAACAGCGGCGCCAATCTCAATTTCGACCGCCTGCGCCACATCGCCGAGCGGGCGGAGCTGGGTGAGCGGCGCGAGGCGCTGTTCGCGGTGTCGATCCCGGAGAAGCCGGGCAGCTACCGCCACTTCATCCGCGTGCTGGGCGCCCGCGCCATCACCGAGTTCAACTATCGCTACGCGCCGGCCGGCGAGGCACAGATCTTCGTCGGCGTGCAGCTCACGGGCGGCGAGGCGGAGCGCAAGGCGGTGGCGGATCTGTTGCGCGCCGAGGGCTATGGCGTCATCGACATGAGCGACAACGAAATGGCCAAGCTCCATGTGCGTTACATGGTGGGCGGCCGCACGCCGGACCTGCCGAACGAGATGGTCTACCGCTTCCAGTTTCCCGAGCGCCCCGGCGCCCTGCTGAAGTTCCTGGAGAGCATGGCCCAGACCTGGAACATCACCATGTTCCATTACCGCAACCATGGCGCGGACTATGGCCGCGTGCTTGCGGGCATCGACGTGCCGCCGCAGGAGCGGGCGGAGTTCGCCGAGCGGCTGACCGCCCTCGATTATCCCTGCTGGGACGAGACCGACAATCCCGCCTATCGCCTCTTCCTCGCCAACTGA
- a CDS encoding DMT family transporter, which produces MTTAVQGRATAPVSTAAQSAPWLVAMVLFWGLSWPAMKLALGTVPPLWLATFRFGSAAASLFALLAVRGGVRFPPRADWPIVFSIGGLQMMAFTGLGLIAMQYTDASRAAVLGYTTPLWAMLAAWMLLGQRPTGRQGLALAVGMAGVALICSPFEMDWRRPEVVGGNVLLLTAAICWSLVILHVRRHRFLSRPIELAPWQMLFAAVPLGLMALVTEGPPTHIGWSLELVGLLAYIGPLATSACFVISTEHGRRISTFAMSNITMGVPIIGALSSALLLGERLTVPLSLGLALIVVGTGLAALAGRRKTPAVAPAGVGARA; this is translated from the coding sequence ATGACCACTGCCGTTCAAGGCCGGGCCACAGCCCCCGTTTCCACCGCCGCGCAGTCCGCGCCCTGGCTGGTGGCCATGGTGCTGTTCTGGGGCCTGAGCTGGCCGGCCATGAAGCTGGCGCTGGGCACGGTGCCGCCGCTGTGGCTCGCCACTTTCCGCTTTGGTAGTGCCGCCGCCTCCCTCTTCGCGCTTCTCGCCGTGCGCGGCGGCGTGCGCTTCCCCCCGCGCGCCGACTGGCCGATCGTCTTCAGCATCGGCGGCCTGCAGATGATGGCCTTCACCGGCCTCGGCCTCATCGCCATGCAATATACGGACGCGAGCCGCGCCGCCGTGCTCGGCTACACCACCCCGCTCTGGGCCATGCTCGCGGCCTGGATGCTGCTCGGCCAGCGGCCCACGGGCCGGCAGGGACTCGCGCTGGCGGTGGGCATGGCCGGCGTCGCGCTCATCTGCTCGCCCTTCGAGATGGACTGGCGGCGCCCCGAGGTCGTGGGCGGCAACGTGCTGCTGCTCACCGCCGCCATCTGTTGGTCGCTGGTCATCCTGCATGTGCGGCGCCACCGCTTCCTGTCGCGGCCCATCGAGCTCGCCCCGTGGCAGATGCTCTTTGCCGCCGTGCCGCTGGGCCTGATGGCGCTTGTCACCGAGGGGCCGCCCACGCACATCGGCTGGTCGCTCGAACTGGTGGGGCTGCTCGCTTACATCGGGCCGCTCGCCACCTCCGCCTGCTTCGTCATCTCCACCGAGCACGGCCGCCGCATCAGCACCTTCGCCATGTCCAACATCACCATGGGCGTGCCGATCATCGGCGCGCTGTCCTCGGCCCTCCTCCTGGGCGAGAGGCTCACGGTGCCGCTGTCGCTGGGGCTGGCGCTCATCGTCGTCGGAACGGGCCTCGCGGCGCTGGCTGGCCGCCGCAAGACCCCGGCCGTCGCCCCTGCCGGTGTTGGCGCGCGCGCCTGA
- a CDS encoding magnesium transporter CorA family protein, translated as MLIAYVPRAGALVSEVVAADANIPAGAVWLDLIAPEAFEDRTIERALGIEIPTREEMREIEASSRLYAERGARYMTLSVLCGAQTDTPEVTPVTFILTDAVLVTVRYSEPKAFPLLADRLRRACPDPLSAETLLAELLDTIIDRVADVLEMCGDGIDRLSRRTFEPQAKGSDANQIYRAILTQLGRKERLTSYARESLSSLTRLLAFLGADIVEGHTLSPKGRDAVKSMMRDVTGLSDYAVFLVTKLQFLLDATIGMVSLEQNNIIKIFAVLSVVLMPPTLIASIYGMNFQHMPELAETYGYPLALCAMVVSGILPYLFFKWRRWL; from the coding sequence ATGCTGATTGCCTATGTCCCCCGCGCGGGTGCGCTGGTGTCGGAGGTCGTTGCCGCCGACGCCAACATCCCGGCCGGGGCGGTCTGGCTCGATCTGATCGCGCCGGAAGCGTTCGAGGACCGCACCATCGAGCGCGCCCTCGGCATCGAGATTCCCACGCGCGAAGAGATGCGGGAGATCGAGGCCTCCTCCCGCCTCTATGCGGAGCGGGGCGCCCGCTACATGACGCTGTCGGTGCTCTGCGGCGCGCAGACCGACACGCCCGAGGTCACGCCCGTGACCTTCATCCTGACCGACGCCGTCCTCGTGACGGTGCGCTACAGCGAACCGAAGGCCTTTCCCTTGCTGGCCGATCGGCTGCGCCGCGCCTGCCCCGATCCGCTCTCGGCGGAGACGCTTCTCGCCGAACTGCTCGACACGATCATCGACCGCGTGGCCGACGTGCTGGAGATGTGCGGCGACGGCATCGACCGCCTGTCCCGGCGCACCTTCGAGCCGCAGGCCAAGGGCAGCGACGCCAACCAGATCTATCGCGCGATCCTCACCCAGCTTGGCCGCAAGGAGCGCCTCACCTCCTACGCGCGGGAAAGCCTGTCCTCGCTCACCCGCCTGCTCGCCTTCCTCGGCGCCGATATCGTGGAAGGGCACACGCTGAGCCCCAAGGGCCGCGATGCGGTGAAGAGCATGATGCGCGATGTGACGGGCCTGTCCGACTATGCGGTCTTCCTCGTCACCAAGCTGCAGTTCCTGCTCGACGCCACCATCGGCATGGTGAGCCTCGAACAGAACAACATCATCAAGATCTTTGCCGTGCTCTCGGTGGTGCTGATGCCGCCCACCCTGATCGCCTCGATCTACGGCATGAATTTCCAGCACATGCCCGAACTGGCCGAGACCTACGGCTATCCCCTGGCGCTCTGCGCCATGGTGGTGTCGGGCATCCTGCCCTACCTCTTCTTCAAATGGCGGCGCTGGCTCTGA
- a CDS encoding CoA transferase: MSPSPTFTAALSEIWTALGGAHADSAAVRLSGAGRLSSAFPVSDLAAASVAAAGLALGTLRAQGDPLPEIAVDSRLASLWFSTSYRPEGWPVPPVWDAVAGDYRTADGWIRLHTNAPHHRAAALSVLCTPADREAVAAAVARWTGEDLEAAIVAANGCAAVMRTQEEWAVHPQGAAVAREPLIWRTEGTASDRPEARLDPVRPLAGVRVLDLTRVLAGPTATRVLAGFGADVLRIDPPFWDEPAVLPDMTLGKRRAHLDLREAEDRQQLAVLLSEADILVHGYRSDALEAMGFGAEARQDIRPGLVDVSLDAYGWTGPWAQRRGFDSLVQMSSGIAHAGMVHYGKDRPTPLPVQALDHATGYLLAAAALRGLAQRREAGRGSLWRTSLARTARLLVDLPAATGEAPLAPAEEADFAPGLEQSAWGPLHRLKPPLRIEGTPMAWDHPAGLLGVDAPLW; this comes from the coding sequence ATGTCCCCGTCGCCCACCTTCACCGCCGCCCTTTCCGAAATCTGGACCGCCCTCGGCGGCGCCCACGCCGACAGCGCTGCCGTGCGCCTAAGCGGCGCGGGAAGGCTCTCCTCCGCCTTTCCGGTGAGCGATCTCGCAGCGGCGTCCGTCGCGGCCGCGGGCCTCGCGCTCGGGACATTGCGCGCGCAAGGCGACCCCCTGCCGGAGATCGCGGTGGACAGCCGCCTCGCCTCCCTCTGGTTCAGCACCTCCTATCGCCCCGAGGGCTGGCCGGTGCCGCCGGTCTGGGATGCCGTAGCGGGCGATTATCGCACCGCGGATGGGTGGATCCGCCTTCACACCAACGCGCCCCACCATCGCGCCGCCGCCCTCTCGGTTCTCTGCACCCCAGCGGACCGCGAGGCAGTGGCGGCCGCCGTCGCCCGCTGGACGGGCGAGGACCTGGAAGCCGCCATTGTTGCGGCGAACGGCTGCGCGGCGGTGATGCGCACGCAGGAGGAATGGGCCGTCCATCCCCAGGGCGCCGCCGTAGCGCGCGAGCCGCTCATCTGGCGCACCGAGGGCACCGCGAGCGACAGACCGGAAGCCCGACTGGATCCCGTCCGGCCGCTCGCCGGCGTTCGCGTGCTCGACCTCACGCGCGTCCTGGCCGGCCCCACCGCCACGCGCGTTCTCGCCGGCTTCGGCGCCGATGTGCTGCGCATCGATCCGCCCTTCTGGGACGAACCGGCGGTGCTGCCGGACATGACGCTCGGCAAGCGGCGCGCCCATCTGGACCTGCGCGAGGCAGAAGACCGGCAGCAGCTCGCCGTGCTGCTCTCGGAGGCGGACATCCTCGTGCACGGCTACCGGTCGGACGCGCTGGAGGCCATGGGCTTCGGCGCCGAAGCCCGGCAGGACATCCGCCCCGGCCTCGTGGATGTGAGCCTCGATGCCTATGGCTGGACGGGCCCCTGGGCGCAGCGGCGCGGCTTCGACAGCCTCGTGCAGATGAGCAGCGGCATCGCTCATGCCGGCATGGTGCATTACGGCAAGGACCGACCGACGCCCCTGCCCGTGCAGGCCCTCGACCATGCCACGGGCTATCTGCTGGCCGCCGCCGCCCTGCGCGGCCTTGCGCAGCGGCGGGAGGCCGGGCGCGGTTCGCTCTGGCGGACGTCCCTCGCCCGCACGGCCCGGCTCCTCGTCGACCTGCCCGCGGCAACCGGCGAGGCGCCGCTGGCACCGGCGGAAGAGGCAGACTTCGCGCCCGGCCTCGAACAGAGCGCCTGGGGCCCGCTGCACCGGCTGAAGCCGCCGCTGCGCATCGAGGGCACGCCCATGGCATGGGACCACCCGGCGGGCCTGCTGGGGGTGGACGCTCCGCTCTGGTGA
- a CDS encoding Lrp/AsnC family transcriptional regulator produces MPTDRESLDAASLRILDALQADAEISNADLAEKVGLSPSPCWRRVADMKARGVIRGSVALVDPVALGLAVNVFVHVSLKQQDKRSLEIFDAAIRERPEVMECYLMSGESDYMLRVVVEDLIKYQQLMVEVLTRIPVVANIRSSFALAQVKYTTALPTGHLAGHER; encoded by the coding sequence ATGCCTACCGACCGCGAATCCCTTGATGCCGCCAGCCTTCGCATCCTCGACGCCCTCCAGGCGGACGCGGAAATCAGCAATGCGGACCTGGCGGAAAAGGTGGGCCTCTCCCCCTCGCCCTGCTGGCGACGGGTGGCGGACATGAAGGCCAGAGGCGTCATCCGCGGCTCCGTTGCGCTGGTGGACCCGGTAGCGCTCGGCCTTGCGGTGAACGTCTTCGTCCATGTCTCGCTGAAGCAGCAGGACAAGCGTTCGCTGGAGATCTTCGATGCCGCCATCCGCGAGCGGCCTGAGGTCATGGAGTGCTATCTGATGAGCGGGGAATCCGACTACATGCTGCGCGTGGTGGTGGAAGATCTCATCAAGTATCAGCAACTCATGGTGGAGGTGCTGACGCGCATTCCGGTGGTCGCCAACATCCGCTCGAGCTTTGCGCTGGCGCAGGTCAAATACACCACGGCGCTGCCGACCGGACACCTTGCGGGCCACGAGCGTTAG
- the choV gene encoding choline ABC transporter ATP-binding protein, translated as MTAHSMTTEAISTAGTTAVEFRNVDIVFGHKPERAFPMMDAGGTRDAILEATGCVLGAAGVNLTIGRGEICVLMGLSGSGKSTILRAINRLNRTARGEVFVRHDGTLIDVARCDERMLRDIRMRTVSMVFQQFGLLPWRTVRENVGFGLELRGVGAAERNRLVDEKLAMVGLSKWADKYAHELSGGMQQRVGLARAFATDADILLMDEPFSALDPLIRDKLQDELLDLQQRIQKTIVFVSHDLDEALKIGNTIAIMEGGRIVQAGTAEDILLRPANDYVADFVKHMNPLNVLRGNAVMTPASALRREGGTILLGREGHVRVVIDADGRPISVLLNGREGRLGAADPTSGAVEPAVDLIVAPLDLKLKAAIALKCQTDHPILLVDQLGRLAGLCDDEEIYRGLLRRGA; from the coding sequence ATGACGGCGCACAGCATGACCACCGAGGCCATCAGCACCGCCGGTACCACGGCGGTGGAATTCCGCAACGTGGACATCGTCTTCGGCCACAAGCCGGAGCGCGCCTTCCCGATGATGGATGCGGGCGGCACCCGGGATGCCATCCTGGAGGCCACCGGCTGCGTGCTCGGCGCGGCGGGGGTGAACCTCACCATCGGGCGGGGCGAGATCTGCGTGCTCATGGGCCTGTCCGGCTCGGGCAAGAGCACCATTCTGCGGGCCATCAACCGGCTCAACCGCACGGCGCGCGGCGAAGTCTTCGTGCGCCATGACGGCACGCTCATCGATGTGGCGCGCTGCGACGAGCGGATGCTGCGCGACATCCGCATGCGCACCGTCTCGATGGTGTTCCAGCAGTTCGGCCTGCTGCCCTGGCGCACGGTGCGCGAGAATGTGGGCTTCGGCCTGGAGCTGCGGGGCGTGGGCGCGGCCGAGCGCAACCGCCTCGTGGACGAGAAGCTCGCCATGGTGGGCCTCTCCAAATGGGCCGACAAATATGCCCATGAACTCTCGGGCGGCATGCAGCAGCGGGTGGGCCTCGCCCGCGCCTTCGCCACCGATGCCGACATCCTGCTCATGGACGAGCCCTTTTCGGCGCTCGACCCGCTGATCCGCGACAAGCTGCAGGACGAACTGCTCGACCTCCAGCAGCGCATCCAGAAGACCATCGTCTTCGTGAGTCACGATCTCGACGAGGCGCTGAAGATCGGCAACACCATCGCCATCATGGAGGGTGGGCGCATCGTGCAGGCGGGGACGGCGGAGGACATCCTGCTGCGTCCGGCCAATGACTATGTAGCCGATTTCGTGAAGCACATGAACCCGCTCAACGTGTTGCGGGGCAATGCGGTGATGACGCCGGCCAGCGCACTGCGCCGTGAGGGCGGCACGATCCTCCTCGGCCGTGAGGGCCATGTACGGGTGGTGATCGATGCAGATGGACGGCCGATCTCCGTTCTGCTGAACGGGCGGGAAGGGCGGCTTGGCGCCGCCGATCCCACGAGCGGCGCCGTGGAACCGGCGGTGGACCTCATCGTCGCGCCGCTCGATCTCAAGCTGAAGGCGGCCATCGCGCTGAAGTGCCAGACGGATCACCCGATCCTTCTGGTGGACCAGCTCGGCCGCCTCGCCGGCCTGTGCGACGACGAGGAAATCTATCGCGGCCTGCTGCGCCGGGGCGCCTGA
- a CDS encoding FkbM family methyltransferase has product MLEALKAQMEARTPRLFGLVAGLFNRAAARNSAEPANLLPFLVTPGDRACDIGANNGLFTFWMLRLGVQVEAFEPNPRLARVLDLRFAAARRAGRFRLFACALSDGTGPATLHVPRGLSPLASIDGDFVAHSTAPVDHVTIARRTLDDCIEGRVDFLKIDVEGHEAKVLAGASRLLAESRPTLLVEAEERHHAGAVTALEGLLAPLGYEGFFCADGAVQPLARFDPALHQRPGALNAQGTRVQPGATYVNNFVFIARADRKARFMAWRPGPWLARGRGNSAAD; this is encoded by the coding sequence GTGCTCGAGGCCCTGAAAGCGCAGATGGAAGCGCGCACGCCGCGCCTGTTCGGCCTTGTGGCCGGGCTGTTCAACCGCGCCGCCGCCCGCAACAGCGCCGAGCCCGCAAATCTCCTGCCCTTCCTCGTCACCCCCGGGGACCGGGCCTGCGATATCGGAGCGAACAACGGGCTCTTCACCTTCTGGATGCTGCGGCTGGGCGTGCAGGTGGAGGCCTTCGAGCCCAACCCGCGCCTTGCCCGCGTACTCGACCTGCGCTTTGCCGCCGCGCGCCGGGCGGGGCGCTTCCGGCTGTTCGCCTGCGCGCTGAGCGACGGTACCGGGCCTGCCACCCTCCACGTGCCGCGCGGCCTCTCTCCGCTGGCCTCCATCGACGGCGACTTCGTCGCCCACAGCACGGCGCCGGTGGACCACGTGACCATCGCCCGCCGCACGCTGGACGACTGCATCGAAGGCCGGGTGGATTTCCTCAAGATCGACGTGGAGGGGCACGAGGCGAAGGTGCTGGCCGGCGCATCCCGGCTGCTGGCGGAAAGCCGCCCCACCCTGCTGGTGGAAGCGGAAGAGCGTCATCACGCCGGTGCGGTGACCGCCCTTGAGGGCCTTCTGGCGCCGCTGGGTTATGAGGGCTTCTTCTGCGCCGACGGCGCCGTGCAGCCTCTCGCACGCTTCGATCCCGCGCTCCACCAGCGTCCCGGTGCGCTCAACGCGCAAGGCACGCGGGTGCAGCCGGGGGCAACCTATGTGAACAATTTCGTCTTCATCGCCCGCGCCGATCGCAAGGCACGCTTCATGGCGTGGCGCCCCGGCCCGTGGCTGGCACGCGGCCGGGGCAACTCGGCAGCCGATTGA
- a CDS encoding L,D-transpeptidase yields MRARAIAAVLTGIVLAGCQTNQLQPAPEASLKPRDKQLLANAPYPKVKPEGEFARQIVSYSGKEKPGTIVVDTDKRMLYYVQGDGTAIRYGVTVGEESLAFRGEAKVGRKAEWPSWTPTPEIHQRIAGLPSYVNGGPQNPMGARALYLYQGNRDTLFRIHGTNQPELLGQAISSGCIRMLNEDVIDLFNRVPVGANVVVL; encoded by the coding sequence ATGCGGGCGCGGGCGATTGCGGCTGTTTTGACGGGTATTGTGCTAGCGGGCTGCCAGACCAACCAGCTTCAACCGGCGCCGGAGGCTTCCCTCAAGCCGCGCGACAAGCAGCTTCTCGCGAATGCGCCGTATCCGAAGGTGAAGCCGGAAGGCGAATTCGCCCGTCAGATCGTGAGCTACTCCGGCAAGGAGAAGCCCGGCACCATCGTGGTCGATACCGACAAGCGCATGCTCTACTACGTGCAGGGCGACGGCACCGCGATCCGCTACGGCGTGACCGTGGGCGAAGAGAGCCTGGCGTTCCGTGGCGAAGCGAAGGTGGGTCGCAAGGCCGAATGGCCGAGTTGGACCCCCACCCCGGAAATCCACCAGCGCATCGCCGGCCTGCCAAGTTACGTCAACGGCGGCCCGCAGAACCCGATGGGTGCCCGCGCGCTGTACCTCTATCAGGGCAACCGCGACACGCTCTTCCGCATCCATGGCACCAACCAGCCCGAACTGCTTGGTCAGGCCATCTCCTCCGGCTGCATCCGCATGCTGAACGAGGACGTGATCGATCTGTTCAACCGCGTGCCCGTCGGCGCCAACGTGGTGGTTCTCTGA
- the pdxH gene encoding pyridoxamine 5'-phosphate oxidase, whose protein sequence is MSDSAMEPQNPLTSGDFTAADEPFRLFSEWLKDAERSEPNDPNAMTLATVDPDGLPDARMVLLKGLDDRGFVFYTNTESAKGRELTAHPKAALVFHWKSLRRQVRVRGPVERVTDAEADAYFATRPRLSQIGAWASQQSRPLEGRFALEAAVATTTARYAVGSVPRPPHWTGFRILPVQIEFWHDRPFRLHDRVVFKRENPEIDWEKSRLYP, encoded by the coding sequence ATGTCCGATTCCGCCATGGAACCCCAGAACCCCTTAACGTCTGGTGATTTCACCGCCGCCGATGAACCGTTCCGGCTGTTTTCCGAATGGCTGAAGGATGCGGAACGCTCGGAACCCAATGACCCCAATGCCATGACGCTCGCCACCGTCGACCCCGACGGACTGCCGGATGCCCGCATGGTGCTGCTGAAGGGGCTCGATGACCGGGGCTTCGTTTTCTATACCAACACCGAGAGCGCCAAGGGCCGGGAGCTGACCGCTCACCCCAAGGCGGCGCTAGTGTTCCATTGGAAGAGCCTGCGCCGTCAGGTGCGTGTGCGCGGCCCGGTGGAGCGGGTGACCGACGCCGAAGCGGATGCCTATTTCGCCACCCGCCCCCGCCTGTCGCAGATCGGTGCCTGGGCGAGCCAGCAGTCCCGCCCGCTGGAAGGGCGCTTCGCCCTCGAGGCGGCGGTCGCCACCACGACTGCCCGCTACGCCGTCGGCAGCGTGCCGCGCCCGCCCCACTGGACCGGTTTCCGCATCCTGCCGGTGCAGATTGAATTCTGGCACGATCGCCCGTTCCGGCTGCACGACCGCGTCGTCTTCAAGCGGGAAAATCCGGAAATCGACTGGGAAAAGAGCCGTCTTTATCCCTGA
- a CDS encoding RT0821/Lpp0805 family surface protein — protein MAGCGALIRDDDALVTGSIKPQPVSLAVPQGAPPAGIAVSDWMQAKLALEGALAAKEEGASMPWENKATGAHGTATPVGALKDNKCRDFRIGIVDHRGEHWVQGEACRDTRGITLLNQVRILGQA, from the coding sequence GTGGCCGGGTGCGGGGCCCTGATCCGCGACGATGACGCGCTCGTCACCGGCTCCATCAAGCCCCAGCCCGTGTCGCTCGCGGTGCCCCAGGGGGCGCCGCCCGCCGGCATTGCGGTCAGTGACTGGATGCAGGCCAAGCTTGCCCTGGAGGGCGCCCTCGCCGCCAAGGAGGAGGGGGCCAGCATGCCGTGGGAGAACAAGGCCACCGGCGCGCACGGCACCGCCACCCCCGTCGGGGCCCTGAAGGACAACAAGTGCCGCGACTTCCGTATCGGCATTGTCGATCATCGCGGCGAGCACTGGGTGCAGGGCGAGGCCTGCCGGGACACGCGCGGCATCACGCTGCTCAACCAGGTCCGCATCCTCGGCCAGGCCTGA